A DNA window from Christiangramia salexigens contains the following coding sequences:
- the cphA gene encoding cyanophycin synthetase: protein MKIRSIRALRGPNYWSIRHKKLIIMVLDLEEMENYPSNKITGFTERIKKLLPGLEQHFCSEDQPGGLFIRLNEGTWMGHVIEHIALEIQSMAGMFTGFGRTRGYGEKGVYQVVFSYTSEAAGKFAAKRAVKICEALIADKPYKLTRDIQKLKKLDARSRFGPSTESILKEAESRGIPWLKLDTESFIQLGYGSKQRRIQATITSNTSNIGVDIACDKRDTKHLLSQAAIPVPAGEIISNISELEQACNFVGYPLVIKPINGNHGRGITSDIRNISRATEAFHRAKEISEKLIVEKHYSGHDYRILVINNKFVAAARRIPAQIIGDGKSTIKQLIKKVNSDPRRGDSHENLLTKIVLDAASLKLLNEKNYNPDSILPENESLIVKDTANLSTGGTAEDVTNLVHPTNIFMAERISRLIGLDICGIDIISKDIRVPLDPSNGTVIEVNAAPGFRMHLAPTLGLPRNVAAPVLDGLFPGKDKGLIPIIAITGTNGKTTTTRLIAHISKTCGKNVGYTTSDGVYIHDHLVLKGDCTGPASTELVLKDPGVDFAVLECARGGLLRSGLAFDQCDIAIVTNVASDHLGLEGIHNLEQLAKVKAVIPETVKPDGFAILNADDDLVYEMRSRLKCNIALFSMYEDNPRIKKFQDEGGLTAVFENSYVSIAKGQWKMRILKVKDIPLTYGGKAGFMIENVLASILAAHIAEFKITDIIQGLKSFIPSEEHTPGRLNLFRFSNFNFLLDYAHNPHGMRALQKFISGMDPCYKVGIIAGIGDRRDEDTEEVGAIAAEIFDEIIIRNDKDLRGNSSEHLTGLLLAGIQKIKPDMLVSLAGSEAESIKFAINQAKANSLIVLCSDSITESLTLLHEFKSKDDMGSLKLKPEFSASSN, encoded by the coding sequence ATGAAAATACGATCGATCCGCGCGCTGAGGGGCCCAAATTATTGGTCAATAAGACATAAAAAACTTATAATAATGGTTCTCGATCTGGAAGAGATGGAGAATTATCCTTCAAATAAAATTACTGGTTTCACAGAACGCATAAAAAAACTTCTTCCCGGTCTAGAACAACATTTTTGTTCTGAAGACCAACCGGGCGGATTATTCATTCGCTTGAATGAAGGCACCTGGATGGGACATGTTATAGAGCATATAGCTCTGGAAATTCAGAGTATGGCTGGCATGTTCACGGGTTTTGGCCGAACAAGAGGATATGGGGAAAAAGGAGTCTATCAGGTCGTCTTTTCCTATACCAGTGAAGCTGCCGGTAAATTCGCAGCAAAACGTGCCGTAAAAATATGTGAAGCCTTGATCGCAGATAAGCCGTATAAGCTGACAAGGGATATTCAAAAACTCAAAAAGCTGGACGCCAGGAGCAGATTTGGCCCTAGCACGGAGTCCATCCTAAAAGAAGCAGAATCCAGAGGGATCCCCTGGTTAAAACTTGATACCGAATCTTTTATTCAGTTAGGCTACGGATCTAAACAAAGACGAATCCAGGCTACAATTACAAGTAATACCTCAAATATTGGAGTAGATATTGCCTGTGACAAAAGGGATACTAAACACTTGCTTAGCCAGGCTGCTATCCCTGTTCCTGCAGGTGAGATCATAAGTAATATCTCTGAGCTTGAACAAGCCTGCAACTTTGTGGGCTATCCTCTCGTGATCAAACCAATTAATGGTAATCACGGCCGAGGCATAACTTCAGACATTCGGAATATTTCAAGAGCGACAGAAGCCTTTCACCGAGCTAAAGAAATTTCAGAAAAATTGATCGTAGAAAAGCATTATAGCGGTCACGATTATAGAATCTTGGTGATTAATAATAAATTTGTAGCTGCCGCAAGGCGCATTCCTGCTCAAATTATTGGAGATGGTAAATCCACGATCAAACAACTTATTAAAAAGGTGAACAGTGATCCGCGGCGTGGTGATAGCCATGAGAACCTGCTAACCAAAATTGTATTGGATGCTGCAAGTCTTAAGCTGCTTAATGAAAAAAATTATAATCCTGATTCTATTCTTCCCGAGAATGAATCTCTTATTGTAAAAGATACTGCGAACCTTAGTACAGGGGGAACTGCAGAGGATGTCACAAATCTTGTACATCCTACAAATATCTTTATGGCAGAAAGGATCTCAAGATTAATAGGTCTGGATATTTGCGGAATAGATATTATTAGCAAAGATATTAGAGTACCTCTGGACCCATCCAATGGGACGGTAATAGAAGTGAATGCTGCTCCCGGTTTTAGAATGCATTTAGCTCCTACTCTAGGACTCCCAAGAAATGTAGCTGCACCTGTCTTGGATGGCCTATTCCCCGGAAAGGATAAAGGATTAATTCCAATTATCGCAATTACCGGAACTAATGGCAAAACAACCACAACTCGTTTAATTGCACATATAAGCAAGACTTGTGGTAAAAATGTTGGATATACTACCTCAGATGGGGTTTATATTCATGATCATCTGGTTCTAAAAGGCGACTGTACAGGCCCGGCAAGTACAGAATTAGTGCTTAAAGATCCCGGAGTGGATTTTGCAGTTCTTGAATGCGCTCGCGGAGGTTTGTTACGAAGTGGTCTTGCATTTGACCAGTGTGATATCGCTATCGTAACCAATGTTGCCAGTGATCACCTTGGTCTCGAAGGAATTCATAATCTGGAGCAACTAGCCAAAGTGAAAGCTGTAATTCCGGAAACTGTCAAACCCGATGGATTTGCTATTCTGAATGCAGACGACGACCTGGTTTATGAAATGAGATCCAGACTTAAATGTAACATTGCATTGTTCTCGATGTATGAGGATAATCCAAGGATCAAAAAATTTCAGGATGAGGGCGGTTTAACCGCTGTATTTGAAAATTCCTATGTAAGTATTGCTAAAGGCCAATGGAAAATGAGAATTTTAAAAGTAAAAGACATCCCTTTAACTTATGGCGGTAAAGCAGGTTTTATGATAGAAAATGTTTTGGCATCTATCCTTGCTGCTCATATTGCCGAATTTAAAATAACTGATATTATCCAGGGCTTAAAAAGCTTTATTCCTTCAGAAGAACATACACCTGGCCGCTTAAACCTTTTCAGGTTCAGCAATTTCAACTTTCTATTGGATTATGCCCATAATCCGCATGGCATGCGTGCCCTTCAAAAATTCATATCTGGCATGGACCCCTGTTACAAGGTTGGCATCATTGCAGGTATAGGCGATAGACGAGATGAAGACACAGAAGAAGTTGGAGCTATTGCTGCAGAAATTTTTGATGAGATAATCATACGAAATGATAAGGATCTCCGTGGGAATTCTTCCGAACATCTCACCGGACTGCTTCTTGCCGGAATTCAAAAGATAAAACCTGATATGCTTGTAAGTCTAGCGGGATCTGAAGCTGAGTCCATAAAATTCGCCATAAACCAGGCAAAGGCTAATTCATTGATCGTGCTTTGCAGTGATAGTATTACCGAATCCCTAACATTGCTTCATGAATTTAAATCTAAAGATGATATGGGTTCATTAAAATTGAAACCAGAATTCTCCGCTAGCAGTAACTAA
- a CDS encoding cyanophycinase — translation MSSKGILIPIGGNENKGIGKNEKYHTENIEGGILSRVVLESGGVNALILIIPTASSIPNKVSKAYLYAFSQLGCKNVKVLNIRKREQSEDKTYLELIRQADCVLFSGGNQSEIIDKIKDTSLHHILTERYQNSALVIAGTSAGAMCMSEEMITGGRHKEAFMKGAVGMTKGMGFLPHVIIDSHFIRRGRFGRLAEAVAKFPNLVGIGLAENTGLVIKDCNTVEIVGSGMVIIFDPSELEFNTEKYINNGELMSLTNLKTHILAEGDVFNCEKHQVKILHVETPVKD, via the coding sequence ATGAGTTCTAAAGGCATCTTAATTCCAATTGGTGGGAATGAAAATAAAGGGATTGGAAAAAATGAAAAGTACCACACAGAAAATATTGAAGGCGGAATTCTATCACGGGTGGTTTTGGAAAGCGGGGGTGTTAATGCTTTAATACTAATTATTCCTACAGCTTCGAGTATTCCGAATAAAGTTAGTAAAGCATATTTATATGCGTTTTCGCAATTGGGGTGCAAGAATGTCAAAGTCCTTAATATCAGGAAAAGAGAGCAATCTGAAGACAAGACCTATCTTGAGTTGATTAGACAGGCAGATTGTGTGCTGTTTTCCGGAGGAAATCAGTCTGAGATCATAGATAAGATAAAAGATACCAGCTTACATCATATTTTAACCGAGAGGTATCAAAACAGCGCCTTGGTAATTGCGGGAACAAGTGCCGGTGCCATGTGTATGTCTGAAGAAATGATCACCGGTGGGCGACATAAAGAAGCCTTTATGAAAGGTGCCGTAGGCATGACCAAAGGAATGGGCTTTCTTCCACATGTTATTATTGATTCACACTTCATTAGGCGTGGTAGGTTTGGGAGACTTGCTGAGGCAGTAGCCAAATTTCCTAATCTCGTTGGAATTGGACTTGCGGAAAATACAGGACTTGTAATCAAAGATTGTAATACGGTAGAAATAGTTGGTTCCGGGATGGTGATTATATTCGATCCAAGTGAACTGGAATTCAATACCGAGAAATATATCAATAATGGGGAATTAATGTCTCTAACCAATTTAAAGACGCACATTCTGGCAGAAGGAGATGTATTTAACTGTGAGAAACATCAGGTTAAGATCTTACACGTGGAAACTCCCGTTAAGGATTAA
- a CDS encoding isoaspartyl peptidase/L-asparaginase family protein has product MKSRISIAIHGGAGTLLKGEMTKEKEQAYRTVLRQALESGYEILEKKGSSLDAVEQAVVIMEDSPLFNAGKGSVFTASGKHEMDAAIMEGKNLNAGAVSLITGIKNPIVLARTVLEKSDHILLAGQGAMDFARLHGFDFKKPEYFYDEYRHEQWNKIKGTENFQLDHTSSKDDKFGTVGAVACDRNGNLAAATSTGGMTNKNWGRIGDTPIIGVGNYANNNTCAVSCTGSGEFFMKAVVAYDVSCLMEYKNLNLKEATREVIFKRLPKIKGDGGLIAVDSRGNISMPFNTEGMYRGMKTSKTETMVAIYTED; this is encoded by the coding sequence ATGAAATCCAGAATATCTATTGCTATTCACGGTGGTGCCGGCACTCTTTTGAAGGGGGAAATGACCAAGGAAAAAGAACAGGCATACAGAACGGTACTCAGACAAGCTCTGGAATCGGGTTATGAGATTCTTGAAAAAAAAGGAAGTAGTCTGGATGCGGTTGAGCAAGCCGTGGTCATCATGGAGGATTCGCCTCTTTTTAATGCAGGAAAGGGAAGCGTATTTACTGCTTCAGGCAAACATGAAATGGATGCCGCGATCATGGAAGGCAAAAATTTAAATGCCGGTGCGGTGAGCCTGATCACAGGAATTAAAAATCCCATTGTTCTCGCCAGAACGGTTCTGGAAAAAAGCGACCATATTTTACTGGCCGGACAAGGGGCCATGGATTTTGCCAGACTTCATGGCTTTGATTTTAAAAAACCGGAATATTTCTATGATGAATACCGTCATGAGCAATGGAATAAAATTAAGGGCACAGAGAATTTTCAGCTGGATCACACTTCTTCTAAAGATGATAAATTTGGAACTGTGGGTGCGGTTGCCTGTGACCGGAATGGAAATCTTGCGGCGGCAACTTCAACCGGAGGAATGACCAATAAGAACTGGGGACGTATAGGTGATACCCCGATTATTGGCGTTGGAAATTATGCAAATAATAATACCTGTGCGGTTAGTTGTACAGGAAGTGGCGAATTTTTCATGAAGGCTGTTGTGGCTTATGATGTCTCCTGTTTAATGGAATATAAAAATCTGAACCTTAAAGAAGCAACCAGAGAAGTCATTTTTAAAAGATTACCAAAAATTAAAGGTGATGGAGGCCTTATTGCGGTAGATTCCAGGGGTAATATAAGTATGCCCTTTAATACTGAAGGAATGTACAGAGGAATGAAAACTTCTAAAACCGAAACTATGGTCGCTATTTATACTGAGGATTAA
- a CDS encoding CHAD domain-containing protein — protein sequence MEYRFDRFLSLEENAQFILREEINACLSSLDEMKVHDAVHEIRKRLKKIRALARLFRGEFGEAKFRSINNYFKEIGNDLSEIRDLTAHIETLELLKRTYGPTLNLDFFIPLNENIEAHRIAKVKEMMARDFFSKELRFRLNIALDNLNNWSLSSSDINIILPGIKKVYARGKKNLKRSYLTPDKTNFHNWRKRTKYLWYQTLLLEDIWPGFFKSMESEIHELADLLGTDHDLMVLHEKINDQKFYFTYNSQKALILEMIKRSSSELRQKAKTKGQFIYAETPGNFIKRIKIYADIGWN from the coding sequence ATGGAATATAGATTTGACAGGTTCCTGTCTTTAGAGGAAAACGCACAATTCATCCTACGGGAAGAAATAAACGCATGTCTTTCCTCACTAGATGAAATGAAGGTCCACGACGCAGTACATGAAATTCGCAAACGTCTTAAAAAGATTCGCGCGCTTGCCAGATTGTTTCGAGGAGAGTTTGGGGAAGCTAAATTCAGATCCATCAATAATTATTTCAAAGAGATTGGAAATGATCTTTCTGAGATCAGGGATCTTACCGCCCATATTGAAACTCTGGAATTACTTAAGCGAACCTATGGCCCAACGTTAAACCTGGACTTTTTTATCCCTTTAAATGAAAATATTGAAGCTCATAGAATAGCTAAAGTCAAGGAAATGATGGCCCGGGATTTCTTTTCAAAAGAGCTTAGATTCAGATTAAACATTGCTTTGGATAATTTAAATAACTGGTCTCTAAGCAGTTCAGATATAAACATAATTTTACCGGGGATTAAAAAAGTATACGCACGGGGAAAGAAAAACCTAAAAAGATCCTATCTGACACCTGATAAAACTAATTTTCATAATTGGCGAAAACGCACCAAATATCTATGGTATCAAACGCTTCTATTAGAAGACATCTGGCCGGGTTTTTTTAAAAGTATGGAATCTGAAATTCATGAACTTGCCGATCTTCTTGGCACAGATCACGATCTTATGGTGCTACATGAAAAGATAAATGATCAGAAATTCTATTTCACGTATAATTCTCAAAAAGCCCTAATTCTGGAAATGATCAAAAGATCCAGCTCAGAATTACGGCAGAAAGCAAAAACTAAAGGACAGTTTATTTATGCAGAAACTCCTGGTAATTTTATAAAACGTATCAAGATATATGCTGATATCGGCTGGAACTAA
- the lysA gene encoding diaminopimelate decarboxylase, with the protein MNQKDLLSIAKDFGSPVYVYDADKIISQYNRLTNAFKVNELRIHYAVKALSNISILKLLNSLGCGLDTVSIQEVKLGIKAGVGPAKIIYTPNGVSLEEIEEVVKLGAQINIDNLSILEQFGSRHPDIPVCIRINPHVMAGGNSKISVGHIDSKFGISIHQMPHLLRIVENTGMHINGIHMHTGSDILDIGVFLHASEILFEAARNFKELEFIDFGSGFKVPYREGDIETDIEDLGEQLTDKFEKFCKEYGRELALAFEPGKYLVSESGKFLAKVNVIKQTTSTVFAGIDTGFNHLIRPMFYGSHHEITNISNPDAKPRFYSVVGYICETDTFGNNRRIGEIREGDILSFSNAGAYCFSMASNFNSRYRPAEVLWYNGQAHLIRERETFEDLTRHQVEMNFDATSSVE; encoded by the coding sequence ATGAATCAAAAGGATTTACTGTCAATAGCAAAAGATTTCGGAAGCCCTGTATATGTATATGATGCAGATAAGATCATATCACAATATAACAGACTTACCAATGCCTTTAAGGTGAATGAACTTAGAATTCACTATGCAGTAAAAGCACTTTCAAATATATCTATACTTAAATTGCTTAATTCTTTGGGGTGCGGACTGGATACAGTTTCCATTCAGGAGGTGAAATTAGGTATAAAAGCAGGTGTAGGTCCTGCTAAGATCATCTATACTCCTAATGGAGTTTCTCTGGAAGAGATAGAAGAGGTGGTTAAGTTAGGTGCCCAAATTAATATAGATAACCTTTCCATTCTGGAACAGTTTGGGAGCAGACATCCGGATATTCCGGTTTGTATTAGAATAAACCCGCACGTAATGGCCGGTGGTAATTCCAAGATATCTGTTGGGCATATCGACTCAAAATTTGGGATCAGCATACATCAAATGCCACATTTATTAAGGATCGTAGAAAATACGGGGATGCATATAAATGGAATTCATATGCACACCGGTAGCGACATTCTGGATATAGGAGTCTTTCTTCATGCCTCTGAAATTCTTTTTGAAGCCGCAAGAAATTTCAAGGAACTTGAATTCATCGATTTTGGAAGTGGGTTCAAGGTGCCTTACAGGGAAGGAGACATAGAAACCGATATTGAAGATCTGGGAGAACAACTAACAGATAAATTTGAGAAGTTTTGTAAGGAGTATGGCCGTGAGCTTGCTTTAGCTTTTGAACCCGGAAAATACCTTGTAAGTGAATCCGGAAAATTTCTGGCTAAAGTTAACGTGATCAAACAAACAACCTCTACTGTTTTCGCAGGTATAGATACAGGTTTCAATCACCTTATAAGACCTATGTTTTATGGATCACACCATGAAATCACGAATATCTCTAATCCTGATGCTAAACCACGTTTCTACAGTGTTGTCGGCTATATATGCGAGACTGATACCTTTGGTAATAACCGAAGAATTGGAGAAATAAGAGAAGGTGACATTCTAAGCTTTAGCAATGCCGGCGCTTATTGTTTTTCCATGGCGAGTAACTTCAACTCAAGATATCGCCCGGCAGAAGTACTTTGGTATAATGGGCAGGCACACCTCATCAGGGAAAGAGAAACATTTGAAGATCTTACAAGACATCAGGTTGAGATGAATTTTGATGCAACATCCAGTGTAGAATAA
- a CDS encoding MFS transporter, protein MKKALLALAIGGFGIGMTEFVIMGILPEVARDLNISIPEAGHFISAYAMGVVVGAPLLTVFGRKWPAHKVLFALMIWFTVFNTLSAFSNSYLILMISRFLSGLPHGAFFGIGAVVAGKLANPGKEAKAIAIMFTGLTVANVIGVPLGTWLGQNYSWGVSFLAVGIVGVMAVLSIKFWMPEIPDISSNGLKHELKVLKKTELWMVILLTTIGTGGFFAWYSYIAPLITDVAGHKEGIVGYAMVLAGLGMVAGNFLGAKLAEIFSPIYAVVIALILMVVGLIANTFIAYDQIGVLIMTFILPVIAFCIATPIQMAVINTAKGSEMLGSSLNQSAFNMGNASGAYLAGLPIAYGYGIVSAQYVGAGMAAIGIFLGIGVILLRKQQSVKRSLNRS, encoded by the coding sequence ATGAAGAAAGCCCTGTTAGCACTTGCCATTGGAGGATTTGGTATTGGAATGACCGAATTTGTAATTATGGGAATATTGCCGGAAGTTGCCCGGGATCTCAATATTTCCATTCCTGAAGCCGGACATTTTATTTCGGCATATGCCATGGGTGTGGTGGTTGGAGCTCCCCTACTTACTGTCTTTGGCAGAAAATGGCCAGCGCATAAAGTGCTTTTTGCGCTTATGATCTGGTTTACTGTATTCAACACTTTATCTGCCTTTTCTAATTCATATCTAATTTTGATGATCTCCAGATTTCTATCTGGTTTACCTCATGGTGCATTTTTTGGAATTGGAGCAGTTGTGGCCGGAAAACTGGCAAACCCCGGAAAAGAGGCAAAGGCTATAGCCATTATGTTTACAGGTCTAACAGTGGCTAATGTTATAGGTGTGCCCCTGGGAACCTGGTTAGGTCAGAATTACAGCTGGGGCGTTTCCTTTCTTGCTGTGGGAATAGTTGGAGTTATGGCGGTATTAAGTATAAAGTTCTGGATGCCTGAAATTCCGGATATTTCTTCCAACGGCCTAAAACATGAATTAAAAGTTTTAAAAAAGACCGAATTATGGATGGTCATATTGCTTACCACGATTGGAACGGGAGGATTCTTTGCATGGTATAGCTATATCGCTCCCCTTATTACAGATGTGGCAGGACATAAAGAAGGTATCGTTGGCTATGCGATGGTCCTCGCCGGGCTTGGAATGGTAGCCGGAAATTTTCTGGGAGCCAAACTAGCCGAAATATTCAGTCCAATATATGCAGTTGTGATCGCTCTAATACTTATGGTCGTTGGATTGATTGCCAACACCTTTATTGCTTATGATCAAATTGGAGTTCTAATAATGACCTTTATTCTTCCGGTAATAGCTTTTTGTATTGCGACCCCAATCCAGATGGCTGTAATAAATACGGCCAAAGGTTCAGAAATGCTGGGATCATCCTTAAATCAAAGCGCCTTTAATATGGGTAATGCCAGTGGAGCCTATCTCGCCGGTCTGCCTATTGCTTATGGATATGGAATAGTTTCAGCTCAATATGTAGGAGCGGGAATGGCTGCGATCGGTATTTTCCTCGGAATTGGTGTCATCCTGCTTAGAAAACAGCAATCTGTAAAAAGATCATTGAATAGATCCTGA
- the sucC gene encoding ADP-forming succinate--CoA ligase subunit beta, which produces MNIHEYQGKEILSSFGVRIQRGTVARNAKEAVEAAKELTEQTGTGWHVIKAQVHAGGRGKGGGVKLAKNLKEVEEIAGEIIGMNLVTPQTSAEGKKVHQVLVAEDVYYPGDSEPEEYYMSVLLNRATGRNMIMYSTEGGMDIETVAEETPDLIFTEEIDPATGLLGFQARRIAFNLGLSGKAFKEMTKFVMSLYEAFEKSDSSLFEINPVLKTSDDKIMAVDAKVTLDDNALFRHKDYAEMRDVREENPTEVEAKEVGLNYVDLDGNVGCMVNGAGLAMATMDLIKMAGGEPANFLDVGGTADAKRVEEAFRLILKDDKVEAILVNIFGGIVRCDRVAQGIVDAYKNMGDAINVPIIVRLQGTNADQAKELIDSSGLKVYSAVEFKEAADKVQEVLS; this is translated from the coding sequence ATGAATATACACGAATATCAAGGAAAAGAGATTTTAAGCAGCTTCGGAGTTCGCATACAACGTGGGACCGTGGCCAGAAACGCCAAGGAAGCCGTTGAAGCAGCCAAAGAATTAACCGAACAAACCGGGACTGGGTGGCATGTGATCAAAGCACAGGTTCACGCCGGAGGCCGTGGAAAAGGCGGTGGTGTAAAGCTTGCAAAAAATCTTAAAGAAGTAGAAGAGATCGCAGGAGAGATCATAGGAATGAATCTTGTAACTCCTCAAACTTCAGCTGAAGGAAAGAAAGTTCATCAGGTTTTAGTAGCCGAGGATGTTTATTATCCAGGTGATAGCGAACCGGAAGAATATTATATGTCTGTTCTTTTAAATCGTGCTACCGGTCGTAATATGATCATGTATTCAACCGAAGGTGGTATGGATATCGAAACAGTTGCTGAAGAAACTCCAGACCTTATATTCACAGAAGAGATAGATCCTGCTACAGGTTTACTTGGATTCCAGGCTAGAAGAATTGCCTTTAATCTAGGATTGAGCGGAAAAGCTTTTAAAGAGATGACAAAATTCGTGATGTCTTTATATGAAGCTTTTGAAAAGTCTGATTCTTCATTATTCGAGATCAACCCGGTTTTAAAAACCAGTGATGATAAGATCATGGCTGTGGATGCCAAAGTAACTTTAGATGATAATGCACTTTTCCGCCACAAGGATTACGCAGAAATGCGTGATGTACGAGAGGAAAATCCTACTGAAGTTGAAGCTAAAGAAGTTGGATTGAATTATGTTGACCTTGATGGAAATGTTGGTTGTATGGTAAACGGAGCCGGATTGGCGATGGCTACTATGGACCTTATTAAAATGGCAGGTGGTGAACCGGCTAACTTCCTTGACGTTGGAGGTACTGCAGATGCAAAGAGAGTAGAAGAAGCTTTTAGATTGATCCTTAAGGACGATAAGGTAGAGGCTATTCTTGTGAACATCTTTGGAGGTATCGTAAGATGTGACCGAGTTGCTCAAGGTATTGTAGATGCTTATAAGAACATGGGAGACGCTATTAATGTGCCAATCATTGTAAGACTACAAGGAACCAATGCAGATCAGGCTAAAGAATTGATTGATAGTAGCGGACTTAAAGTATATAGTGCAGTAGAATTTAAAGAAGCTGCAGATAAAGTTCAGGAAGTATTATCCTAA
- a CDS encoding MBL fold metallo-hydrolase, with the protein MRRIMTLLAFGILLTGCKNEQAEKNGKTTAETTKTTEASVEKTTKQDAKLSDLEIVPVSHATGVFKWGDKVFYTDPVGGAEVFEGKPEPDFILITDIHGDHMDAATLKTLKLDSTKIIVPKAVQEKLPKDLQSNLVVLANGETKSHLNFKITAIPMYNLPQSKDAMHVKGRGNGYVIEKNGQRLYISGDTEDIPEMRNLKNIDVALISMNLPYTMPVDRAAEGVLAFQPKKVIPYHYRGKDGFSDIEKFKTLVNEGNKNIEVQLLDWYPSNKE; encoded by the coding sequence ATGAGACGAATTATGACCTTACTAGCCTTTGGTATTTTACTAACGGGCTGTAAAAATGAACAAGCAGAAAAGAATGGAAAAACTACGGCCGAGACTACTAAAACTACAGAAGCTTCCGTAGAAAAGACAACTAAGCAAGATGCTAAATTAAGTGATCTTGAGATCGTACCTGTATCTCATGCCACAGGTGTATTTAAATGGGGTGACAAGGTATTTTATACCGATCCCGTTGGAGGAGCAGAAGTCTTTGAGGGTAAACCAGAGCCAGACTTTATCCTAATCACAGATATTCACGGTGACCATATGGATGCTGCAACTCTGAAAACGCTTAAACTTGACTCAACTAAAATAATTGTTCCAAAGGCAGTACAGGAAAAATTACCTAAAGACTTACAATCCAATTTGGTTGTTCTTGCTAATGGAGAAACAAAGTCACATTTAAATTTCAAGATCACAGCTATCCCCATGTATAATCTACCGCAAAGCAAGGATGCCATGCATGTTAAAGGACGTGGAAATGGTTATGTGATAGAAAAGAATGGGCAAAGATTATATATCTCGGGAGACACAGAAGATATTCCGGAAATGAGAAATCTCAAAAATATCGATGTTGCTTTGATCTCAATGAACTTGCCATACACTATGCCGGTAGATCGAGCCGCCGAAGGGGTACTAGCCTTTCAACCTAAAAAAGTGATCCCTTATCATTATCGGGGAAAGGATGGATTTTCAGATATTGAAAAATTCAAGACACTAGTAAATGAAGGGAATAAGAATATAGAGGTACAACTTCTGGATTGGTATCCATCTAATAAGGAATAA